In the Variovorax sp. S12S4 genome, one interval contains:
- a CDS encoding methyl-accepting chemotaxis protein, which produces MNAAATDSSQPQRPFVSLARTLTVRVTIAIFAVTVFLLGVFYVIGSAQQQHSASQYANAKAEAIARSLDIFDRTMQMTAENAYGVFRRQFAGTFAVEDAAQGVVSSFGVAINGGSTAEVDAFARDFPGANATVFVAQGEDFRRVTTSVKKENGERAIGTLLDRKSAAYPLLRSGKRFVGRVTLFGRPYITVYDPVRDAAGNVVAVLYIGLDISQQQASFGEAVGQTRIFDTGGLYIVNPGADPAAATIVFHPTAGGKKLSEVLKDAEAADWISRLKSDDAEWLDNAPAVLLPAQQEKHYASVSKSEATGWLVVAEIPASEVMAELYREMTLLGGFIALAAVVLGAALIIFLRRTVRPLSVLGEHVQTIGQGDLSRQLSSNRRDEIGVITRAVESMRAGLANVVGGVRTGTDAIATASGQIAAGNQDLSSRTEEQASSLEETAASMEELTSTVKQNADNARQANQLALSASEVAIKGGNVVGQVVDTMASINASSKKIVDIIGVIDGIAFQTNILALNAAVEAARAGEQGRGFAVVASEVRSLAQRSAAAAKEIKGLIDDSVGKVDVGSALVGEAGKTMEEIVSGVKRVADIIGEITAASQEQSTGIEQVNQAIAQMDQVTQQNAALVEEAAAAAQSMQEQAASLVEAVSVFRLGPAASEGRAASTAPSASHREVRALGTGHQALAQV; this is translated from the coding sequence ATGAACGCAGCAGCCACGGATTCGTCCCAGCCACAGCGCCCCTTTGTCTCTTTGGCGCGCACGCTGACCGTCAGGGTCACCATTGCCATCTTTGCGGTCACGGTGTTTCTCCTGGGCGTGTTCTACGTCATCGGCTCTGCGCAACAGCAGCACAGCGCCTCGCAGTACGCCAACGCCAAGGCCGAAGCCATCGCCCGCTCGCTGGACATCTTCGACCGCACCATGCAGATGACCGCGGAGAACGCATACGGCGTTTTCCGGCGCCAGTTTGCGGGCACTTTCGCGGTCGAAGATGCGGCGCAGGGCGTCGTCAGCAGCTTCGGCGTGGCAATCAACGGAGGCAGCACCGCAGAGGTGGATGCGTTCGCACGCGACTTTCCCGGCGCCAACGCCACGGTGTTCGTGGCCCAGGGCGAAGACTTCCGCCGCGTGACCACGTCGGTCAAGAAGGAAAACGGCGAGCGCGCGATCGGCACGCTGCTCGACCGCAAGAGCGCCGCATATCCGCTGCTGCGCTCGGGCAAGCGGTTCGTCGGCCGCGTCACGCTGTTCGGGCGGCCCTACATCACGGTCTACGACCCGGTGCGCGACGCGGCGGGCAATGTGGTTGCGGTGCTCTACATCGGCCTGGACATCTCGCAGCAGCAGGCCTCGTTCGGTGAAGCCGTGGGCCAGACCCGCATCTTCGACACGGGCGGGCTCTACATCGTCAACCCGGGGGCAGACCCTGCCGCGGCGACGATCGTCTTCCATCCGACCGCGGGCGGAAAAAAACTTTCCGAAGTGCTCAAGGATGCCGAGGCCGCGGATTGGATCAGCCGGCTGAAGAGCGATGACGCCGAGTGGCTGGACAACGCGCCCGCGGTGCTTTTGCCGGCGCAGCAAGAAAAGCACTACGCATCCGTGAGCAAGAGCGAAGCCACCGGCTGGCTCGTGGTCGCGGAAATTCCCGCTTCGGAGGTGATGGCCGAGCTCTACCGCGAGATGACCCTGCTCGGCGGCTTCATCGCGCTGGCTGCGGTCGTGCTGGGCGCGGCGCTCATCATCTTTCTCCGGCGGACCGTGCGGCCCCTCAGCGTGTTGGGCGAACATGTGCAGACCATCGGCCAGGGCGATCTGTCGCGCCAGCTGAGCTCAAACCGCCGCGACGAGATCGGCGTCATCACACGGGCCGTCGAATCGATGCGCGCCGGCCTGGCCAACGTGGTTGGCGGCGTGCGCACCGGCACCGACGCCATTGCCACCGCCTCGGGCCAGATTGCCGCGGGCAACCAGGACCTGTCATCGCGTACCGAAGAGCAGGCCAGCTCGCTCGAAGAGACCGCTGCCTCGATGGAAGAACTCACGAGCACCGTCAAGCAGAACGCCGACAACGCACGCCAGGCCAACCAGCTGGCCCTCTCGGCCTCCGAAGTGGCCATCAAGGGCGGCAACGTCGTGGGCCAGGTGGTCGACACCATGGCCTCGATCAATGCCTCGTCCAAGAAGATCGTCGACATCATCGGCGTGATCGACGGCATTGCCTTCCAGACCAACATCCTGGCGCTCAACGCGGCAGTCGAAGCCGCGCGCGCCGGCGAACAGGGCAGGGGCTTTGCCGTGGTCGCATCCGAAGTCAGGAGCCTGGCGCAACGCTCGGCCGCCGCCGCCAAGGAAATCAAGGGCCTGATCGACGACTCCGTGGGCAAGGTCGACGTGGGCAGCGCCCTCGTGGGAGAAGCCGGCAAGACGATGGAAGAGATCGTGAGCGGCGTCAAGCGGGTGGCGGACATCATCGGCGAGATCACGGCAGCCAGCCAGGAGCAGAGCACCGGCATCGAGCAGGTCAACCAGGCCATTGCGCAGATGGACCAGGTGACGCAGCAGAACGCGGCCTTGGTCGAAGAAGCGGCCGCTGCCGCCCAATCAATGCAAGAGCAAGCCGCCAGCCTCGTGGAGGCGGTGAGCGTGTTCAGGCTAGGGCCCGCCGCGAGCGAAGGCCGCGCCGCATCTACAGCGCCGAGTGCCTCGCACCGCGAAGTCCGCGCCCTTGGCACCGGACACCAGGCTCTCGCCCAGGTCTGA
- a CDS encoding methyl-accepting chemotaxis protein, producing MNFLSNMRIGTRLAIGFGLVLVLTLVSAAFALITARSNAEATRQMMQSPLAKERLISDWYVLTYSAIARTAMIARSTDESLPVTFADVISDSVKKGGETMAKVEALLVTDLEKSTFKNIVELRAKYQAAKDAVQKAKTGGNPAEAEAAFKNTFMPAAKAYETRVLELLALERKAIDDMSHAIDEANARSFNLRIFLTALTLVLGALCAFLIARSVTRPLGHAVKVAETVASGDLSSTIETGSRDETGQLMNALKHMNESLAKVVGEVRTGTDAIATASGQIAAGNQDLSSRTEEQASSLEETAASMEELTSTVKQNADNARQANQLALSASEVAVKGGGVVNQVVDTMASINASSKKIVDIIGVIDGIAFQTNILALNAAVEAARAGEQGRGFAVVASEVRNLAQRSGAAAKEIKGLIDDSVGKVEAGSRQVAEAGRTMDEIVDSVKRVTDIMGEITAASQEQSTGIEQVNQAIAQMDQVTQQNAALVEEAAAAAQSMQEQAASLVEAVSVFKLDSNAATRPLAQVHAKLQPALPSRRAMPALATAGGWEAS from the coding sequence ATGAACTTCCTCTCCAACATGCGCATCGGAACGCGCCTGGCCATCGGCTTTGGCCTGGTCCTCGTCCTGACGCTGGTCTCGGCCGCCTTTGCGCTGATCACCGCACGCAGCAATGCCGAAGCCACCCGCCAGATGATGCAGAGCCCGCTCGCGAAAGAGCGGCTCATCTCCGACTGGTACGTGCTGACCTACTCGGCCATTGCGCGCACCGCGATGATCGCCAGGAGCACCGACGAATCGCTGCCCGTCACCTTTGCCGACGTCATCTCCGACAGCGTGAAGAAGGGCGGGGAAACCATGGCCAAGGTCGAGGCCCTGCTCGTTACCGACCTGGAGAAGTCGACCTTCAAGAACATCGTCGAGCTGCGCGCCAAGTACCAGGCCGCCAAGGACGCCGTGCAGAAGGCCAAGACCGGCGGCAACCCCGCGGAAGCCGAAGCGGCCTTCAAGAACACGTTCATGCCGGCCGCCAAGGCTTATGAAACGCGCGTGCTTGAACTGCTGGCGCTCGAGCGCAAGGCCATCGACGATATGAGCCACGCGATCGACGAGGCGAATGCGCGCAGCTTCAACCTCCGCATCTTCTTGACCGCGCTCACGCTGGTGTTGGGCGCGCTTTGCGCATTCCTGATCGCCCGCAGCGTCACGCGGCCTCTGGGCCATGCGGTCAAGGTCGCGGAAACCGTGGCAAGCGGCGACCTCAGCTCGACCATTGAAACCGGCTCGCGCGACGAGACCGGCCAGCTGATGAATGCGCTGAAGCACATGAACGAGAGCCTTGCCAAGGTGGTGGGCGAAGTGCGCACGGGCACCGACGCCATTGCGACCGCCTCGGGCCAGATCGCCGCAGGCAACCAGGATTTGTCTTCGCGCACCGAAGAGCAGGCCAGCTCGCTCGAAGAGACGGCTGCGTCGATGGAAGAGCTCACCAGCACTGTCAAGCAGAACGCCGACAACGCCCGCCAGGCCAACCAGCTCGCGCTCTCGGCCTCCGAGGTTGCGGTCAAGGGTGGCGGCGTGGTCAATCAGGTGGTCGACACCATGGCATCGATCAATGCTTCGTCCAAGAAGATCGTCGACATCATCGGCGTGATCGACGGCATCGCGTTCCAGACCAACATCCTGGCGCTCAATGCGGCCGTGGAAGCGGCACGTGCCGGTGAACAAGGCAGAGGCTTCGCGGTCGTCGCTTCCGAGGTGCGCAACCTCGCACAACGCTCGGGCGCCGCCGCCAAGGAAATCAAAGGCCTGATCGACGACTCCGTCGGCAAGGTCGAAGCCGGCAGCCGCCAGGTGGCCGAAGCGGGCCGCACGATGGACGAGATCGTGGACAGCGTCAAGCGCGTGACCGACATCATGGGCGAGATCACCGCGGCGAGCCAGGAGCAGAGCACCGGCATCGAACAGGTGAACCAGGCCATCGCGCAGATGGACCAGGTGACCCAGCAGAACGCGGCGCTGGTGGAAGAAGCAGCCGCCGCAGCCCAGTCGATGCAGGAGCAGGCCGCCAGCCTGGTGGAAGCCGTGAGCGTGTTCAAGCTGGACAGCAACGCCGCAACCCGCCCGCTCGCACAAGTGCACGCCAAGCTGCAGCCGGCGCTGCCATCGCGCAGGGCCATGCCCGCGCTGGCTACCGCCGGTGGCTGGGAGGCTTCCTGA
- a CDS encoding methyl-accepting chemotaxis protein, with protein sequence MFLSNISIGKRLAVVIGVILALSLTSSVLAVLKLRQLGAEINAMVEKNIKTERAGADWLRNTTAGVQRAAAIAKSSDSNLIAYFAPATALSIKETNDLQKFIEEQMDTPEKKQVYDKVGELRKAYLAAREEVSKAKLAGDMEGANRIFNERFEPTSRSYLTGVQQMVDAERTQLDAAAERSKETRASTSLILIVCGALSLGLGLVLAWLLVRSITHPLRRAVEVAEAVAAGDLTSRIEVTTRDETGQLMHALKGMNGSLAKVVGEVRTGTDAIATASGQIAAGNQDLSSRTEEQASSLEETAASMEELTSTVKQNADNARQANQLALSASEVAVRGGGVVSQVVDTMGSINTSSKKIVDIIGVIDGIAFQTNILALNAAVEAARAGEQGRGFAVVASEVRNLAQRSGAAAKEIKGLIDDSVGKVEAGSRQVAEAGRTMDEIVDSVKRVTDIMGEITAASQEQSTGIEQVNQAIAQMDQVTQQNAALVEEAAAAAQSMQEQAASLVEAVSVFKLDSNAATRPLAQVHAKLQPALPSRKPMPALKAPTRAAAEAKSPPRLAAAHASSGDWTEF encoded by the coding sequence ATGTTTCTGAGCAATATTTCCATCGGCAAGCGGTTGGCCGTCGTGATCGGCGTCATCCTCGCCCTGTCTCTCACGAGCAGCGTGCTTGCCGTGCTGAAGCTGCGGCAGCTCGGCGCGGAAATCAATGCCATGGTCGAGAAGAACATCAAGACCGAGCGCGCGGGCGCCGACTGGCTGCGCAACACCACGGCGGGCGTGCAGCGCGCCGCGGCCATCGCCAAGAGCAGCGATTCGAACCTCATTGCCTACTTCGCGCCCGCCACGGCCCTCTCCATCAAGGAAACCAACGACCTGCAGAAGTTCATCGAAGAACAGATGGACACGCCGGAAAAGAAGCAGGTCTACGACAAGGTCGGTGAGCTTCGCAAGGCCTACCTCGCGGCCCGCGAAGAAGTCAGCAAGGCCAAGCTGGCCGGCGACATGGAAGGCGCCAACCGGATCTTCAATGAACGATTCGAGCCCACGTCGCGCAGCTATCTTACGGGTGTGCAGCAGATGGTGGACGCCGAGCGCACGCAGCTCGACGCCGCGGCGGAACGCAGCAAGGAGACGCGCGCCAGCACCAGCCTGATCCTGATCGTCTGCGGCGCGCTGTCGCTGGGCCTCGGCCTGGTGCTCGCCTGGCTCCTGGTCCGCAGCATCACGCATCCGCTGCGCCGCGCGGTCGAAGTGGCCGAAGCCGTTGCAGCCGGCGACCTGACCAGCCGCATCGAAGTGACGACCCGCGACGAAACCGGCCAGCTCATGCATGCCCTCAAGGGCATGAATGGCAGCCTCGCCAAGGTGGTGGGCGAAGTGCGCACGGGCACAGACGCCATCGCCACCGCCTCGGGCCAGATCGCCGCGGGCAATCAAGATTTGTCCTCCCGCACCGAAGAACAGGCAAGCTCGCTCGAAGAGACGGCCGCCTCGATGGAAGAACTCACGAGTACCGTCAAGCAGAACGCCGACAACGCCCGTCAGGCCAACCAGCTGGCCCTCTCGGCCTCCGAAGTGGCCGTGCGCGGCGGCGGCGTGGTCAGCCAGGTGGTGGACACCATGGGCTCCATCAACACCTCGTCCAAGAAGATCGTCGACATCATCGGCGTGATCGACGGCATCGCGTTCCAGACCAACATCCTGGCGCTGAACGCGGCGGTGGAAGCGGCGCGCGCCGGTGAACAAGGCCGCGGCTTCGCGGTCGTCGCTTCCGAGGTGCGCAACCTCGCACAGCGCTCGGGCGCCGCCGCCAAGGAAATCAAGGGCCTGATCGACGACTCCGTCGGCAAGGTCGAGGCCGGCAGCCGCCAGGTGGCCGAAGCGGGCCGCACGATGGACGAGATCGTGGACAGCGTCAAGCGCGTGACCGACATCATGGGCGAGATCACCGCGGCGAGCCAGGAGCAGAGCACCGGCATCGAACAGGTGAACCAGGCCATCGCGCAGATGGACCAGGTAACGCAGCAGAACGCGGCACTGGTCGAAGAAGCAGCCGCCGCAGCCCAGTCGATGCAGGAGCAGGCCGCCAGCCTGGTCGAAGCGGTGAGCGTGTTCAAGCTGGACAGCAACGCCGCAACCCGCCCGCTTGCGCAAGTGCACGCCAAGCTGCAGCCGGCGCTGCCATCGCGCAAGCCCATGCCGGCGCTGAAGGCCCCGACGCGGGCGGCGGCGGAAGCCAAGTCCCCTCCCAGGCTTGCCGCAGCCCATGCCTCGTCGGGCGACTGGACCGAGTTCTAA
- the flgK gene encoding flagellar hook-associated protein FlgK — protein sequence MSMFYTGLSGLSVARTALMTTAHNTANVYTTGYNRQTALVSSLGGTVTGAGFVGNGARVTTVQRSYDRYLTSQLNGAEAAGAALASYGSQINRIDSLLADKTAGITPLMQSFFASVQDVANTPADPAARQQLISAAQSLANKFRSTDQYLTDLNSSVNEQIEGSAAKINTYATQIASLNQQISQLSAMAGGQPPNDLMDQRDQLVSDLGKIVDVKVMEQDSGQYNVFIGNGQTLVLGDRAAKMQSVQSAADPTRQSMALVGLTGTVSELNDNVLTGGSLGGLLAFRSETLTSTQNAVGRLAMALASEFNNQHKLGVDLNGALGTNFFSQAAPGVFSHAKNAGNMVLGASVTDTSQLSTSDYSVQVKDVAGTLTYTVTRLSDKQVMGDYTAFPASFDGVSLSVASGTAQAGDSFLVQPTRTGARDMDVLVRETAKVAAASPIVTGKTVGNKGTGALSPAVVNADYLAAPLAATVTLAYDAGGNTLSGFPATSPVTVTLADGTSTTYAAGTAVPYTAGAAISFDGIEVKLTGAPAQGDTFTIGKNVAGVSDGSNALKLGALQRKNAMDGGTSTFNGAFAKLVSEVGNRSMEIRVATQTQDSVTGQIRASRDSISGVNQDEETANLLMYQQMYQANAKVIQTASTMFDAILGIRG from the coding sequence ATGTCGATGTTCTATACGGGCCTCTCGGGCCTGAGCGTGGCGCGAACCGCGCTCATGACCACGGCCCACAACACGGCCAACGTGTACACCACCGGCTACAACCGCCAGACGGCGCTGGTCTCTTCGCTCGGCGGCACGGTCACCGGCGCGGGTTTTGTGGGCAATGGCGCGCGCGTGACCACGGTGCAGCGCAGCTACGACCGCTACCTGACGTCCCAGCTCAACGGCGCGGAGGCCGCAGGCGCGGCGCTGGCGAGCTACGGTTCGCAGATCAACCGCATCGATTCGCTGCTGGCCGACAAGACCGCAGGCATCACGCCTTTGATGCAGAGCTTCTTCGCCAGCGTGCAGGACGTGGCCAACACGCCGGCCGACCCGGCCGCGCGCCAGCAGCTCATCAGCGCGGCGCAGTCGCTGGCCAACAAGTTCCGCTCCACCGACCAGTACCTCACGGACCTGAACAGCTCGGTCAATGAGCAGATCGAAGGCAGCGCTGCCAAGATCAACACCTACGCCACGCAGATCGCAAGCCTGAACCAGCAGATCAGCCAGCTCAGCGCCATGGCCGGCGGCCAGCCGCCCAACGACCTGATGGACCAGCGCGACCAGCTGGTGAGCGATCTCGGCAAGATCGTCGACGTCAAGGTGATGGAGCAGGACAGCGGCCAGTACAACGTCTTCATCGGCAACGGCCAGACGCTGGTGCTGGGCGACCGCGCCGCGAAGATGCAGTCCGTGCAGTCCGCCGCCGATCCCACGCGCCAGTCGATGGCGCTGGTCGGCCTGACCGGCACGGTCTCCGAACTCAACGACAACGTGCTCACCGGCGGTTCGCTCGGCGGGCTGCTGGCCTTCCGTTCTGAAACGCTCACCAGCACGCAGAACGCCGTCGGCCGCCTCGCAATGGCCCTGGCTAGCGAGTTCAACAACCAGCACAAGCTTGGCGTGGACCTGAACGGCGCGCTGGGCACCAACTTCTTCTCCCAGGCCGCGCCGGGCGTGTTCTCCCATGCAAAGAACGCCGGCAACATGGTGCTCGGCGCCAGCGTGACCGACACCTCGCAGCTCTCGACCAGCGACTATTCGGTGCAGGTGAAAGACGTGGCCGGCACGCTCACCTACACCGTCACACGCCTGTCCGACAAGCAGGTGATGGGCGACTACACCGCGTTCCCGGCCAGCTTCGACGGCGTGAGCCTCTCGGTGGCCAGCGGCACCGCGCAGGCGGGCGACTCGTTCCTGGTGCAGCCCACGCGCACCGGCGCGCGCGACATGGACGTGCTGGTGCGCGAAACGGCCAAGGTGGCCGCCGCGTCACCGATCGTCACCGGCAAGACCGTCGGCAACAAGGGCACAGGCGCCCTGAGCCCCGCCGTCGTCAACGCAGACTACCTGGCCGCGCCGCTCGCCGCAACGGTCACGCTCGCCTACGACGCGGGCGGCAACACGCTGTCGGGCTTTCCGGCGACCTCGCCCGTCACGGTGACGCTGGCCGACGGCACTTCCACCACCTACGCCGCGGGCACGGCCGTGCCTTACACCGCCGGTGCCGCCATCAGCTTCGACGGCATCGAGGTCAAGCTCACGGGCGCACCCGCGCAGGGCGACACCTTCACCATCGGCAAGAACGTGGCCGGCGTGTCGGACGGCAGCAATGCGCTGAAGCTCGGCGCGCTGCAGCGCAAGAACGCCATGGACGGCGGCACCTCCACCTTCAACGGCGCCTTCGCCAAGCTGGTGAGCGAGGTGGGCAACCGCTCCATGGAGATTCGCGTGGCAACGCAAACGCAAGACAGCGTGACGGGCCAGATTCGTGCGAGCCGCGACTCGATCTCGGGCGTGAACCAGGACGAGGAAACCGCCAACCTGCTGATGTACCAGCAGATGTACCAGGCCAATGCCAAGGTGATCCAGACCGCATCGACCATGTTCGACGCCATCCTGGGCATCCGCGGCTGA
- a CDS encoding methyl-accepting chemotaxis protein, with the protein MKWFQGLPVAAKLVLSFLVVAAVGAGVSGLGIFHMGRINASTESLYNNDLRAIKAVQAANIHLLDASRAQMGLLSAGTKGERNVGFKELKEAVAALESSVADVKPLLEQTTEGRELHEQYQKLMPPLKKHLADFADLIARQTLDSSQFEGNVPEESALLLKESRALEKVLQNMVAFSDQQARASMEDAAGTFKHSRLLMLLLALAGVAISLGLGVVVARLLAGQLGGEPGYAADVVGRIASGDLTESVQARTARSGSLLFSIKRMQDQLTDVVVRIKTSSDAIATASGQIAAGNQDLSSRTEEQASSLEETAASMEELTSTVKQNADNARQANQLALSASEVAVKGGNVVGQVVDTMASINASSKKIVDIIGVIDGIAFQTNILALNAAVEAARAGEQGRGFAVVAAEVRSLAQRSGAAAKEIKGLIDDSVGKVDVGSALVGEAGKTMAEIVGSVKRVTDIIGEITAASQEQSTGIEQVNQAIAQMDQVTQQNAALVEEAAAAAQSMQEQAANLVEAVSVFRLEAGAHGGHAARIEPSHMHEAPARPLASSRKKEAIASTPPLALARGTAGDWTEF; encoded by the coding sequence ATGAAATGGTTCCAAGGGCTTCCTGTCGCCGCAAAGCTGGTTCTCAGCTTTCTCGTCGTCGCGGCGGTGGGTGCGGGGGTCAGCGGCCTGGGCATCTTCCACATGGGGCGCATCAATGCCTCGACCGAGAGCCTCTACAACAACGATCTGCGCGCCATCAAGGCGGTGCAGGCGGCCAACATCCACCTGCTCGATGCCAGCCGCGCGCAGATGGGCCTGCTGTCGGCGGGCACCAAGGGCGAGCGCAACGTCGGCTTCAAGGAACTGAAGGAAGCCGTGGCGGCGCTCGAATCCAGTGTGGCCGATGTGAAGCCGCTGCTCGAGCAAACTACCGAGGGGCGCGAGCTCCACGAGCAGTACCAGAAGCTGATGCCGCCGCTGAAGAAGCACCTGGCCGATTTTGCGGACCTCATCGCGAGGCAGACGCTGGACAGTTCCCAATTCGAAGGCAACGTGCCCGAAGAAAGCGCGTTGCTGCTGAAGGAATCTCGCGCGCTTGAAAAGGTGCTGCAGAACATGGTGGCGTTCAGCGACCAGCAGGCTCGCGCCAGCATGGAAGACGCCGCCGGCACGTTCAAGCACTCGCGGCTGCTGATGCTGCTGCTGGCACTGGCCGGCGTTGCCATCAGCCTGGGGCTCGGTGTGGTGGTGGCGCGGCTCCTGGCGGGCCAGCTGGGTGGCGAACCGGGCTATGCGGCCGATGTGGTCGGCCGCATCGCCAGCGGCGACCTGACGGAAAGCGTGCAGGCCCGCACGGCTCGCAGCGGCAGCCTGCTGTTCTCCATCAAGAGGATGCAAGACCAGCTGACCGACGTCGTCGTACGGATCAAGACATCGAGCGATGCCATCGCTACCGCCTCGGGCCAGATTGCCGCGGGCAACCAGGATCTGTCATCGCGCACCGAAGAACAAGCCAGTTCGCTCGAAGAAACGGCTGCCTCGATGGAAGAACTGACGAGCACCGTCAAGCAGAATGCGGACAACGCTCGCCAGGCCAACCAACTGGCCCTCTCGGCCTCCGAAGTGGCAGTCAAGGGCGGCAACGTCGTGGGCCAGGTGGTCGACACCATGGCCTCGATCAATGCCTCGTCCAAGAAGATCGTCGACATCATCGGGGTGATCGACGGCATCGCGTTCCAGACCAACATCCTGGCGCTCAATGCCGCGGTGGAAGCGGCCCGAGCCGGTGAGCAGGGCCGCGGCTTTGCCGTGGTGGCCGCCGAAGTGCGCAGCCTCGCACAGCGCTCAGGCGCCGCCGCCAAGGAAATCAAGGGCCTGATCGACGACTCCGTGGGCAAGGTCGACGTGGGCAGCGCCCTGGTCGGCGAAGCCGGCAAGACCATGGCCGAGATCGTGGGCAGCGTGAAGCGCGTGACCGACATCATCGGCGAGATCACGGCCGCCAGCCAGGAGCAGAGCACCGGCATCGAACAGGTGAACCAGGCCATTGCGCAGATGGACCAGGTGACGCAGCAGAACGCCGCCTTGGTCGAAGAAGCGGCGGCCGCAGCGCAGTCGATGCAGGAGCAGGCCGCGAACCTCGTGGAGGCGGTGAGCGTGTTCAGGCTCGAGGCCGGCGCACACGGCGGCCATGCCGCCCGCATCGAACCTTCGCACATGCACGAGGCGCCAGCCCGGCCTCTCGCGAGCTCGCGCAAGAAGGAGGCGATTGCCTCCACACCTCCCCTGGCCCTGGCCCGCGGTACCGCGGGCGACTGGACCGAGTTTTAA
- a CDS encoding methyl-accepting chemotaxis protein, translated as MQAFYNLRIATKLLVSFVAVLALTAVLGVVSVLQLSKVNQMSTDIATNWMPSAQSLLEMRGLMARYRSEEMQHLLSTSPEDTARYEKSMAALWEALGKARARYEALMSEPEEKKIYPEYVKTLGLYAREHDKVMELSRAQQKDQAVALIRADASRLNHQLTEMVDRLVALNVEGGQQASANGDALYARARLWIVALLLGSIGLGFVLALCVARIVARPLAEAVEVAQSVAAGDLTRRIEVQSRDETGQLMQALKSMNTSLANVVSGVRTGTDAIATASGQIAAGNQDLSSRTEEQASSLEETAASMEELTSTVKQNADNARQANQLALSASEVAVRGGGVVSQVVDTMGSINTSSKKIVDIIGVIDGIAFQTNILALNAAVEAARAGEQGRGFAVVASEVRNLAQRSGAAAKEIKGLIDDSVGKVEAGSRQVAEAGRTMDEIVDSVKRVTDIMGEITAASQEQSTGIEQVNQAIAQMDQVTQQNAALVEEAAAAAQSMQEQAASLVEAVSVFKLDPLQQAAPASRQTGPTYTSAPRVASGAHNGMRLVEA; from the coding sequence ATGCAAGCGTTCTACAACCTCAGGATTGCGACCAAGCTGCTCGTGTCTTTTGTGGCTGTCCTGGCGTTGACCGCGGTGCTCGGCGTCGTGTCGGTGCTGCAGCTTTCCAAGGTCAACCAGATGTCGACCGACATCGCTACCAACTGGATGCCGTCGGCCCAGTCGCTGCTCGAGATGAGGGGGCTGATGGCTCGCTACCGCTCCGAGGAAATGCAGCATCTGCTGTCGACGTCTCCCGAAGACACGGCGCGCTACGAGAAGTCGATGGCCGCGCTCTGGGAGGCACTGGGCAAGGCGCGGGCGCGCTACGAGGCGCTCATGTCCGAGCCCGAAGAAAAGAAGATCTACCCGGAATACGTGAAGACGCTGGGCCTGTATGCGCGCGAGCACGACAAGGTGATGGAGCTCTCCCGCGCGCAGCAGAAGGACCAGGCCGTCGCCCTCATTCGCGCGGATGCGTCGCGCCTGAATCACCAGCTGACCGAGATGGTCGACCGGCTCGTCGCCCTTAATGTCGAGGGTGGCCAGCAGGCCAGCGCCAATGGCGATGCCCTCTATGCGCGGGCGCGGCTGTGGATCGTGGCGCTGTTGCTGGGCAGCATCGGGCTGGGCTTTGTGCTGGCGCTGTGCGTCGCGCGCATCGTGGCGCGGCCACTGGCCGAGGCCGTGGAAGTTGCGCAGTCGGTTGCCGCGGGCGACTTGACGAGGCGCATCGAAGTCCAGAGCCGCGACGAGACGGGACAGCTGATGCAAGCCCTCAAGAGCATGAACACGAGCCTTGCGAATGTGGTCAGCGGCGTGCGCACCGGCACCGACGCCATTGCCACGGCCTCGGGCCAGATTGCCGCAGGCAACCAGGACTTGTCTTCGCGCACCGAAGAGCAGGCCAGCTCGCTCGAAGAGACGGCCGCCTCGATGGAAGAGCTCACCAGCACCGTCAAGCAGAACGCCGACAACGCCCGCCAGGCCAATCAGCTCGCCCTTTCGGCCTCCGAAGTGGCCGTGCGCGGCGGCGGGGTGGTCAGCCAGGTGGTGGACACCATGGGCTCCATCAATACATCGTCCAAGAAGATCGTCGACATCATCGGCGTGATCGACGGCATCGCGTTCCAGACCAACATCCTCGCGCTCAATGCAGCCGTGGAAGCCGCCCGTGCCGGTGAACAGGGCCGCGGCTTTGCCGTGGTGGCGTCCGAAGTGCGCAACCTCGCACAACGCTCTGGCGCCGCCGCCAAGGAAATCAAGGGCCTGATCGACGACTCCGTCGGCAAGGTCGAAGCGGGCAGCCGCCAGGTGGCCGAAGCGGGCCGCACGATGGACGAAATCGTGGACAGCGTCAAGCGCGTGACCGACATCATGGGCGAGATCACCGCGGCGAGCCAGGAGCAGAGCACCGGCATCGAGCAGGTGAACCAGGCCATTGCGCAGATGGACCAGGTGACCCAGCAGAACGCGGCGCTGGTGGAAGAAGCAGCCGCTGCAGCGCAGTCGATGCAGGAGCAGGCCGCCAGCCTGGTGGAAGCGGTGAGCGTTTTCAAGCTGGACCCGCTGCAACAGGCCGCGCCTGCCTCCCGCCAAACGGGCCCCACTTACACAAGCGCACCGCGGGTGGCGTCCGGCGCGCACAACGGCATGAGGCTGGTCGAAGCGTAG